The proteins below come from a single Funiculus sociatus GB2-C1 genomic window:
- a CDS encoding aspartyl protease, which yields MISGEFHSKGELIFEIDLIAADGDVIPVKALLDTGFTGWLAIDNQDAESLGWFIESNNEYRDTARGEARFNLYQGNVLMDGEEFTTEVLGGDELPVILLGVYWLQTKRLVVDFAAGVLTLG from the coding sequence ATGATTTCAGGTGAGTTTCACAGTAAGGGAGAGTTAATCTTTGAAATTGATTTAATTGCAGCTGATGGTGATGTTATTCCAGTTAAGGCTCTTCTGGATACAGGTTTCACTGGCTGGTTAGCAATTGACAATCAAGATGCTGAAAGTCTTGGGTGGTTTATTGAAAGTAACAACGAGTATAGGGATACAGCACGGGGAGAAGCACGGTTTAATCTATATCAGGGAAATGTGCTGATGGATGGAGAGGAGTTCACAACTGAAGTGCTGGGTGGAGATGAACTTCCAGTCATTCTCTTAGGTGTCTATTGGCTCCAGACAAAGCGATTGGTGGTTGATTTTGCGGCGGGAGTGTTGACCTTGGGGTAA